In one window of Eggerthella guodeyinii DNA:
- the hdcA gene encoding histidine decarboxylase, pyruvoyl type — MKNVEERRNRTIAREADQHATMRAPHIDKTAISPYDDYCDGYGMPGAYGNGYVSVLKVSAGTVEKTNDELVDRIVAYDKAEAADAYVGQINMLTASSFCGMAGQVWGYDLARHDSVDNGKSKPLFTEKQWNGRELEVYDAAPLLSAGVELFGTEQNRRYHPIPGAHTICANKGVVAYRPKTDRALKEGEGYGVWSFIAISLSADRDFAADLFIEDAGIWTENDSEEDMVAFLEQHRKAIVWSVVECGRDQNVLYDRTYVGFAHRIMKPGEIGNAITVGPYVTLARNAVPATGFGSLNNMHLTDWLKDMDFEPLTDIA, encoded by the coding sequence ATGAAGAACGTTGAGGAGCGACGCAACCGCACTATCGCCCGCGAGGCCGATCAGCATGCAACCATGCGCGCGCCGCACATCGACAAGACGGCCATCAGCCCGTACGACGACTACTGCGACGGCTACGGCATGCCCGGCGCCTACGGCAACGGCTACGTGTCCGTGCTGAAGGTTTCGGCCGGCACGGTGGAGAAGACCAACGACGAGCTGGTCGACCGCATCGTCGCTTACGACAAGGCCGAGGCCGCCGACGCCTACGTCGGCCAGATCAACATGCTGACCGCCTCGTCGTTCTGCGGCATGGCCGGCCAGGTATGGGGCTACGACCTCGCCCGTCACGACTCCGTCGACAACGGCAAGAGCAAGCCGCTGTTCACCGAAAAGCAATGGAACGGCCGCGAGCTGGAAGTGTACGACGCCGCCCCGCTGCTGAGCGCCGGCGTCGAGCTGTTCGGCACCGAGCAGAACCGCCGTTACCACCCCATCCCGGGCGCGCACACCATCTGCGCGAACAAAGGCGTCGTCGCCTACCGCCCGAAGACCGACCGCGCGCTCAAGGAGGGCGAAGGCTACGGCGTGTGGTCCTTCATCGCCATCTCCCTGTCCGCCGACCGCGACTTCGCAGCCGACCTGTTCATCGAGGACGCCGGCATTTGGACCGAGAACGACAGCGAAGAGGACATGGTCGCCTTCCTCGAGCAGCACCGCAAGGCCATCGTCTGGTCCGTCGTCGAATGCGGCCGCGACCAGAACGTGCTGTACGACCGCACCTACGTGGGCTTCGCGCACCGCATCATGAAGCCGGGCGAGATCGGCAACGCCATCACCGTCGGCCCCTACGTCACGCTGGCCCGCAACGCCGTGCCTGCCACCGGCTTCGGCTCGCTCAACAACATGCATCTCACCGATTGGCTGAAGGACATGGACTTCGAGCCTCTCACCGACATCGCGTAA
- a CDS encoding basic amino acid/polyamine antiporter — MADKTASGSGGSSAQASSKKVGLIGLVGIVISAMIGGGIYNLPQNMAADASAGAIIIAWVVTGIGIWFIANTFRILSAARPELTNGLYTYAEKGFGKLIGFFVAYGYWICNCFALVAYSVLVMATLNYFVPDFSGGNNIPSIIGGSIITWIMYLLALRGAKSTSFLNIIGTIGKLVPVIIFILAVATIFKFSVFMEGFWGMKDGIALTLNFDNVMPQVSSTMLVTLWLFLGIEGAVVVSGKAKSQAAVRKATTIGFLVTLALYIVVSLLPLGVYSQETIGNMADPSMAAIMLDSFGKWGEIMVNAGVIISVLSSWLVWMLMLGEMPLAASKSGIFPKMFVKENKNGSPSTALLWTTIVVQVVLIISFFIGSNAWTTMISITSVMALPCYFFCTLFLFKIAIKKEYPSGIFASRGMAIFTGAAGSLYGIWLIYAAGLNYLMVACIVYAIGLPLYIVGVREHDPKGKLFEKRSDKIILAVVLALGIAGLVYSVITFGNIHI, encoded by the coding sequence ATGGCAGATAAAACCGCTTCCGGTTCCGGCGGATCATCAGCCCAGGCCAGCTCGAAAAAAGTTGGCCTGATCGGCCTGGTTGGCATCGTCATCAGCGCCATGATCGGCGGAGGCATCTACAACCTCCCCCAGAACATGGCGGCAGACGCCTCCGCAGGAGCCATCATCATCGCCTGGGTCGTCACCGGCATCGGCATCTGGTTCATCGCGAACACGTTTCGCATCCTGTCGGCCGCACGACCCGAGCTCACGAACGGCCTGTACACGTACGCCGAAAAGGGCTTCGGCAAGCTGATCGGCTTCTTCGTGGCGTACGGCTACTGGATTTGCAACTGCTTCGCGCTTGTTGCCTACTCAGTGCTCGTCATGGCCACGTTGAACTACTTCGTGCCCGACTTCTCGGGCGGCAACAACATCCCGTCCATCATCGGCGGGTCCATCATCACGTGGATCATGTACCTGCTCGCCCTGCGCGGCGCGAAGTCCACGAGCTTCCTGAACATCATCGGCACCATCGGCAAGCTCGTGCCCGTCATCATCTTCATCCTGGCCGTGGCCACCATCTTCAAGTTCTCGGTGTTCATGGAAGGCTTCTGGGGCATGAAGGACGGCATCGCGCTGACGCTGAACTTCGACAACGTCATGCCGCAGGTATCCTCCACCATGCTGGTCACGCTGTGGCTGTTCCTCGGCATCGAGGGCGCCGTGGTCGTGTCGGGCAAGGCGAAGTCGCAGGCCGCCGTGCGCAAGGCCACCACCATCGGCTTCCTCGTCACGCTGGCCCTCTACATCGTCGTGTCGCTGCTGCCGTTGGGCGTGTACTCGCAGGAGACCATCGGCAACATGGCCGACCCGTCCATGGCCGCCATCATGCTGGACTCGTTCGGCAAATGGGGCGAGATCATGGTGAACGCCGGCGTGATCATCTCGGTGCTGAGCTCCTGGCTCGTGTGGATGCTCATGCTGGGCGAGATGCCGCTGGCAGCCTCCAAGAGCGGCATCTTCCCCAAGATGTTCGTGAAGGAGAACAAGAACGGCTCGCCCTCCACCGCGCTGCTGTGGACGACCATCGTCGTGCAGGTGGTGCTCATCATCTCGTTCTTCATCGGCAGCAACGCCTGGACCACGATGATCAGCATCACGAGCGTCATGGCACTTCCGTGCTACTTCTTCTGCACCCTGTTCCTGTTCAAGATCGCCATCAAGAAGGAATACCCCTCCGGCATCTTCGCCAGCCGCGGCATGGCCATCTTCACCGGCGCGGCCGGCTCGCTGTACGGCATCTGGCTCATCTACGCCGCCGGCCTCAACTACCTCATGGTGGCCTGCATCGTGTACGCCATCGGCTTGCCGCTGTACATCGTGGGCGTGCGCGAGCACGACCCGAAGGGGAAGCTGTTCGAGAAGAGGTCCGACAAGATCATCCTGGCCGTGGTGCTGGCGCTCGGCATCGCCGGCCTCGTCTACTCGGTCATCACGTTCGGGAACATCCATATCTAG
- a CDS encoding DUF368 domain-containing protein — protein MKGATELIVNSVRGFCMALADSVPGVSGGTVAFLLGFYDRFIGSLDDLFHGTKAARLAAVRFLLKLGVGWVIGFGLSALVLTSFFDSHIYEVSSLFMGFIVFAIPIVVREELGALRGRLPNLAFAVAGIAFVVAVTLLSPVSGTGIDVAVGNLDVGLVVYVFLAAMVAISAMVLPGISGSTLLLIFGLYVPIMGAVRAVMGLDMAYLPVLLVFAAGVACGVLVFVRLIRMCLERFRSQTIYAIIGMMLGSLFSITQGPLTLSEPQPAMGIDTFSIVFFIVGGAVVGGLQLLRSRLEEPAEA, from the coding sequence ATGAAGGGCGCTACCGAACTCATCGTCAACTCCGTCCGCGGGTTTTGCATGGCCCTGGCCGACAGCGTGCCCGGCGTGTCGGGCGGAACCGTCGCCTTCCTGCTGGGCTTCTACGACCGCTTCATCGGCTCGCTCGACGACTTGTTCCACGGCACGAAGGCCGCGCGCCTCGCGGCCGTGCGCTTCCTGCTGAAGCTGGGCGTGGGCTGGGTGATCGGCTTCGGACTGTCGGCGCTCGTGCTGACCAGCTTCTTCGACTCGCACATCTACGAGGTCAGCTCGCTGTTCATGGGATTCATCGTGTTCGCCATCCCCATCGTCGTGCGCGAGGAGCTGGGCGCGCTGCGGGGGCGCCTGCCGAACCTCGCGTTCGCCGTCGCGGGCATCGCGTTCGTGGTGGCCGTGACCCTGCTGAGCCCCGTGTCGGGCACCGGCATCGACGTGGCGGTGGGGAATCTCGACGTCGGCCTCGTGGTGTACGTGTTCCTGGCGGCGATGGTGGCCATCTCCGCGATGGTGCTGCCCGGCATCTCGGGCTCCACGCTGCTGCTGATCTTCGGCCTGTACGTGCCCATCATGGGCGCGGTGCGCGCGGTGATGGGGCTCGACATGGCCTACCTGCCCGTCCTGCTCGTGTTCGCGGCGGGCGTGGCGTGCGGCGTGCTCGTGTTCGTGCGCCTCATCAGGATGTGCCTCGAGCGCTTCCGCTCGCAGACCATCTACGCCATCATCGGCATGATGCTGGGCTCGCTGTTCTCCATCACGCAGGGGCCGCTCACGCTGAGCGAGCCGCAGCCCGCTATGGGCATCGACACGTTCAGCATCGTGTTCTTCATCGTCGGCGGCGCCGTGGTGGGCGGGCTCCAGCTGCTCAGGTCGCGCCTGGAGGAGCCCGCCGAAGCGTAG
- a CDS encoding TfoX/Sxy family protein, whose product MANTAKLTDLPNIGPHAAQQLAEVGIAAPEDLLAIGAEQAWLKLQTIDPGVCVMQLYDLEGAVQGVPKKLLDPARKQELKEFARANQPAAE is encoded by the coding sequence ATGGCGAACACGGCGAAGCTGACCGACCTTCCCAACATCGGCCCCCATGCCGCGCAGCAGCTGGCCGAGGTGGGCATCGCCGCGCCCGAGGACTTGCTGGCCATCGGCGCCGAGCAGGCGTGGCTCAAGCTGCAGACCATCGATCCGGGCGTGTGCGTCATGCAGCTGTACGATCTGGAGGGCGCGGTGCAGGGCGTCCCGAAAAAGCTCCTCGACCCGGCGCGCAAGCAGGAGCTCAAGGAGTTCGCCCGCGCGAACCAGCCCGCAGCCGAGTAG
- the bilS gene encoding flavodoxin family protein BilS has product MTYAIVYESSTGNTEQLAQAVAAALPSGECRAFGRVDEVDRAAVAQVDRVYAGFWTNRGDCGDELAEVLATLADKDVFLFGTAGFGADATYFAGVMSRVAVHLPASAQVVGSFMCQGRMPASVRARYAQTAAAKPEQAARMQQLIDNFDEAANHPNDDDLARLRAAVEEAN; this is encoded by the coding sequence ATGACCTACGCGATCGTGTACGAGAGCAGCACCGGCAACACCGAGCAGCTGGCGCAGGCGGTGGCCGCCGCGCTGCCGAGCGGGGAGTGCCGGGCGTTCGGACGGGTGGACGAAGTCGACCGCGCCGCCGTCGCGCAGGTCGACCGCGTGTACGCGGGGTTTTGGACGAATCGCGGCGACTGCGGCGACGAGCTGGCCGAGGTGCTGGCGACGCTCGCGGACAAGGACGTGTTCCTGTTCGGCACGGCCGGGTTCGGCGCCGACGCGACGTACTTCGCCGGCGTGATGTCGCGCGTGGCGGTGCACCTGCCCGCTTCGGCGCAGGTCGTCGGTTCGTTCATGTGCCAAGGCCGTATGCCCGCAAGCGTCCGCGCGCGTTACGCGCAGACGGCCGCCGCCAAACCCGAGCAGGCTGCGCGCATGCAGCAGCTCATCGACAACTTCGACGAGGCCGCCAACCATCCCAACGACGACGACCTCGCGCGTCTGCGCGCGGCGGTCGAGGAGGCGAACTAG
- the dmpI gene encoding 4-oxalocrotonate tautomerase DmpI, translating to MPYITVEGGPLDAPSKKALIEELTATASAIMHVPAEFFLVTIKELPDENIGIGGKPIDEVKAAYRREQEAAGGR from the coding sequence ATGCCTTACATCACCGTCGAGGGCGGACCGCTCGACGCCCCCAGCAAGAAGGCGCTCATCGAAGAGCTCACCGCCACCGCGTCCGCCATCATGCACGTGCCGGCCGAGTTCTTCCTCGTCACCATCAAGGAGCTGCCCGACGAGAACATCGGCATCGGCGGCAAGCCCATCGACGAGGTGAAAGCCGCCTATCGTCGCGAGCAGGAAGCTGCGGGCGGCCGATGA
- the dtd gene encoding D-aminoacyl-tRNA deacylase, with the protein MRAVVQRVSSARVDIAGETVGEIERGLLILLGVGHDDTDDQVERLWSKISRLRIFEDADGKTNLSLADVGGEVLVVSQFTLFANCRRGNRPSFTEAGAPDEANRLYERFVERARRDARRVETGRFGAYMDVSLVNDGPFTLWLDTDAL; encoded by the coding sequence ATGAGGGCCGTGGTGCAGCGCGTGTCGAGCGCGCGGGTAGACATCGCCGGGGAGACGGTCGGCGAGATCGAGCGAGGGCTGCTCATCCTGCTGGGCGTGGGCCACGATGACACCGATGACCAGGTTGAACGCCTTTGGAGCAAGATCTCCCGCCTGCGCATCTTCGAAGATGCCGACGGCAAGACGAACCTCTCGCTGGCCGACGTGGGCGGCGAGGTGCTCGTCGTGTCGCAGTTCACCCTGTTCGCGAACTGCAGGCGGGGCAACCGCCCCTCGTTCACCGAGGCGGGCGCGCCCGACGAGGCGAATCGCCTGTACGAGCGGTTCGTCGAACGGGCGCGCCGCGATGCGCGCCGCGTGGAGACGGGACGCTTCGGCGCCTACATGGACGTGAGCCTGGTCAACGACGGCCCGTTCACGCTGTGGCTCGATACCGACGCGCTGTAG
- a CDS encoding arsenate reductase family protein, with the protein MADVLFIEYPKCSTCKKAKAWLDAHGVAYVDRHIVEDNPTADELAAWHARSGLPLRRFFNTSGMLYRERNVKALLDAGMSDAEAYALLAENGMMVKRPLVVGDDFVLVGFKEAAWEHALL; encoded by the coding sequence ATGGCGGACGTGCTGTTCATCGAGTACCCGAAGTGCTCCACCTGCAAGAAGGCGAAGGCGTGGCTCGACGCGCACGGCGTGGCGTACGTCGATCGCCACATCGTGGAAGACAACCCGACGGCCGACGAGCTGGCCGCGTGGCACGCGAGAAGCGGGCTGCCGCTGCGCCGCTTCTTCAACACGAGCGGCATGCTGTACCGCGAGCGCAACGTGAAGGCCCTGCTCGATGCCGGCATGAGCGATGCGGAGGCCTACGCGCTCTTGGCCGAGAACGGCATGATGGTGAAGCGCCCGCTCGTGGTGGGCGACGATTTCGTGCTCGTGGGCTTCAAGGAAGCCGCGTGGGAGCACGCGCTGCTCTAG
- a CDS encoding EFR1 family ferrodoxin (N-terminal region resembles flavodoxins. C-terminal ferrodoxin region binds two 4Fe-4S clusters.) — MIFYFTGTGNSLAAAQTIARATDDLLVDIGAAYKYKDFDFTLAQNEQLGFVFPTYAWTTPPIVDAFVKRAQFRTGNKETFTPGYCFAVLSCGAFVGNAARIFGDRLLEAQGINLDASFSVKSVGNCTYLYAPAQGEKRERLLAAAELATRTVAERIVAREHVRAEHRNPAGVILSKLTEKDEKPRSTAEFFALPTCISCGQCADLCPTNTITLIEGTPRWAELGCTQCLACLHRCPVNAIQYGSKTERRGRYVNPVLAKAPRRA, encoded by the coding sequence ATGATCTTCTACTTCACCGGCACCGGCAACTCGCTCGCCGCGGCGCAGACCATCGCACGCGCGACGGACGACCTGCTCGTCGACATCGGCGCGGCGTACAAGTACAAGGACTTCGATTTCACGCTCGCGCAAAACGAGCAGCTCGGTTTCGTCTTCCCCACCTACGCCTGGACCACCCCGCCCATCGTCGACGCGTTCGTCAAGCGCGCGCAGTTCCGCACGGGCAACAAGGAGACGTTCACGCCCGGCTACTGCTTCGCCGTGCTCAGCTGCGGCGCGTTCGTCGGCAACGCCGCGCGCATCTTCGGCGACCGCCTGCTCGAAGCGCAGGGCATCAACCTCGACGCCTCGTTCAGCGTGAAGTCGGTGGGCAACTGCACCTATCTGTACGCGCCCGCCCAGGGAGAGAAGCGCGAGCGCCTGCTGGCCGCCGCGGAACTCGCCACCCGCACGGTGGCCGAGCGCATCGTCGCCCGCGAGCACGTGCGCGCCGAACACCGCAACCCTGCCGGCGTGATCCTGTCGAAGCTCACCGAGAAGGACGAGAAGCCGCGCTCCACGGCCGAGTTCTTCGCGCTTCCCACCTGCATCAGCTGCGGTCAATGCGCCGATTTGTGCCCCACGAACACCATCACGCTCATCGAGGGCACGCCCCGCTGGGCCGAGCTCGGCTGCACGCAGTGCCTCGCCTGCCTGCATCGCTGCCCCGTGAACGCCATCCAATACGGCTCGAAAACCGAACGCCGCGGCCGCTACGTCAACCCCGTCCTCGCAAAAGCCCCCCGGCGCGCCTGA
- a CDS encoding PIN domain-containing protein translates to MRALLDTNVMIDLFTCRPPEGEAAVKLRVMQEIGDIELWVSAKSFADIFYVMLKDNKSEDIQQTLLQSLEYLDVCSVDAADIREACERSWPDFEDCLVDVCAEKVKADYLLTRDRKGFAKSRQAVFSPKELFDSLETELGLTYEVIDW, encoded by the coding sequence ATGCGCGCTTTGCTTGATACGAATGTCATGATCGACCTGTTTACTTGTCGCCCTCCCGAGGGCGAGGCGGCTGTTAAGCTGCGCGTTATGCAAGAAATTGGCGATATCGAACTATGGGTGTCGGCAAAATCGTTCGCGGACATCTTCTATGTGATGCTCAAAGATAACAAGAGCGAGGATATCCAACAGACGCTTCTGCAAAGCTTGGAGTACCTTGACGTGTGCTCCGTCGATGCCGCCGATATTCGCGAAGCCTGCGAGCGGAGTTGGCCCGACTTCGAGGATTGCTTGGTCGATGTATGCGCCGAGAAGGTGAAAGCAGACTATCTCCTCACGCGCGACCGCAAAGGCTTCGCGAAGTCGCGTCAGGCCGTGTTTTCTCCGAAAGAGCTGTTCGATAGCCTGGAGACGGAACTCGGCTTGACGTATGAGGTCATCGACTGGTAG
- a CDS encoding type II toxin-antitoxin system RelB/DinJ family antitoxin: protein MAVVKEKKAARQTAGKTQVTCTAKKEVSDKPARADSIVTARVPSEIKEQGNAVLKKIGFTPTELVNAAYKYVLEHEELPSTFSSLEDLRGQHRTLTPEQKEKLQERMRAMTLKAPDGWGERPFKELLDEARGERYARFA, encoded by the coding sequence ATGGCCGTCGTCAAAGAAAAGAAAGCTGCGCGGCAAACCGCTGGAAAAACTCAGGTAACGTGCACTGCCAAGAAGGAAGTTTCGGATAAGCCCGCCCGTGCGGATTCCATCGTGACGGCCCGCGTGCCTTCCGAGATCAAAGAGCAGGGGAACGCCGTGCTCAAGAAGATAGGCTTCACGCCTACCGAGCTGGTGAACGCCGCATACAAGTACGTGCTTGAGCACGAGGAGCTTCCGTCTACGTTTTCCTCGCTTGAGGATTTGAGGGGCCAGCATCGTACGCTCACGCCTGAGCAAAAGGAGAAGTTGCAGGAACGTATGCGCGCAATGACGCTCAAGGCGCCTGATGGATGGGGAGAGCGCCCATTCAAGGAGCTGCTCGACGAAGCGAGGGGGGAACGCTATGCGCGCTTTGCTTGA
- a CDS encoding GntR family transcriptional regulator, protein MDIIISNASDKPIYDQIVSQMKALILTGELDEGQQLPSIRALAGDLRISVITTKRAYAELEAQGFIETVPGKGSFVAGGNLELLREERLRRIEELLAQAVDEAHGANVDVHDLHNMLDLIAESDD, encoded by the coding sequence TTGGACATCATCATCTCGAACGCGAGCGACAAGCCCATCTACGACCAGATCGTCTCGCAGATGAAGGCCCTCATCCTGACGGGTGAGCTGGACGAAGGGCAGCAGCTGCCCTCCATCCGGGCGCTGGCCGGCGACCTGCGCATCAGCGTCATCACGACGAAGCGCGCGTACGCCGAGCTGGAAGCGCAGGGCTTCATCGAGACGGTGCCCGGCAAGGGCAGCTTCGTGGCCGGCGGCAACCTCGAGCTTCTGCGCGAGGAACGCCTCCGGCGCATCGAGGAGCTGCTCGCGCAAGCGGTCGACGAGGCGCACGGCGCGAACGTCGACGTCCACGACCTCCACAACATGCTCGACCTCATCGCAGAAAGTGACGACTGA
- a CDS encoding ABC transporter ATP-binding protein: protein MNDLLRIRSLSKHYDGFNLQNVDLTVPQGSVVGFIGSNGAGKTTTIKAILGLVYPDAGSIELFGQNVGEHASGKAVKDAKQRTGVVFDTCSFPEEMTIASVGKLMQYSYNTWSAADFEQRLAQFELPKSKTVQDLSRGMSMKLSLACALAHDPDLLILDEATAGLDPLAREEALDILRVYMRDERHGILMSSHITSDLEKIADYIVCIDAGRIVFAVEKDAITDLAGIAHCRVADYERIAESGFFAPGELRSMRHPYGIDVLAPDRFAFAENFKNIALDKADIDAYMGLMLKGEVR from the coding sequence ATGAACGACCTCCTTCGCATACGCAGCCTGTCGAAGCACTACGACGGGTTCAACCTGCAAAACGTCGACCTCACCGTGCCGCAAGGCAGCGTGGTCGGCTTCATAGGCTCGAACGGCGCCGGCAAGACCACCACCATCAAGGCCATCCTCGGCCTCGTATATCCCGACGCCGGCTCCATCGAGCTGTTCGGCCAGAACGTCGGCGAGCACGCCAGCGGCAAGGCCGTCAAGGACGCCAAGCAGCGCACGGGCGTGGTGTTCGACACCTGCTCGTTCCCCGAGGAGATGACCATCGCCTCGGTGGGCAAGCTCATGCAGTACAGCTACAACACGTGGAGCGCCGCCGACTTCGAGCAGCGCTTGGCCCAATTCGAGCTGCCGAAGAGCAAGACGGTGCAGGACCTCTCCCGCGGCATGAGCATGAAGCTGTCGCTGGCCTGCGCGCTTGCGCACGATCCCGACCTGCTGATCCTCGACGAGGCCACCGCCGGGCTCGACCCGCTCGCCCGCGAGGAGGCGCTCGACATCCTGCGCGTCTACATGCGCGACGAGCGCCACGGCATCCTCATGTCCAGCCACATCACGAGCGACCTCGAGAAGATCGCCGACTACATCGTGTGCATCGACGCCGGCCGCATCGTGTTCGCCGTCGAGAAGGACGCCATCACCGACCTGGCGGGCATCGCGCACTGCCGCGTGGCCGACTACGAGCGCATTGCCGAAAGCGGCTTCTTCGCCCCTGGCGAGCTGCGCAGCATGCGGCACCCTTACGGCATCGACGTGCTGGCGCCCGACCGCTTCGCGTTCGCCGAGAACTTCAAGAACATCGCCTTGGACAAGGCGGATATCGACGCCTACATGGGCTTGATGCTGAAAGGAGAGGTCCGATGA
- a CDS encoding ABC-2 transporter permease, giving the protein MKAMIMSDLLIAKKYLLQQLGIAIVVGIFICIMIGNLYVVPPAVGVMIPFSLTIMILSLDERANWQQFRLALPISRADVIKGRYASFLLLALCGIAVGLLTTFLVIIAAQVAPNVPQLADLMVNFSWQALLMVSVVGISIILVMLSITMPVFSRFGMTKGVRYIPLLIIFGVFIAFSFSGDGPPPAFALDVLNLLETPAGTVAVAAGILAIVAVVYVVSAIISMGLYKKREL; this is encoded by the coding sequence ATGAAAGCCATGATCATGTCCGACCTCCTGATCGCCAAGAAATACCTGCTCCAGCAGCTGGGCATCGCCATCGTCGTGGGCATCTTCATCTGCATCATGATCGGGAACCTCTACGTCGTCCCCCCTGCGGTGGGCGTCATGATCCCCTTCTCGCTGACCATCATGATCCTCTCGCTGGACGAGCGCGCCAACTGGCAGCAGTTCCGCCTCGCGCTGCCCATCTCGCGCGCCGACGTGATCAAGGGACGCTACGCGAGCTTCCTGCTGCTCGCCCTGTGCGGCATCGCGGTGGGACTGCTCACCACGTTCCTGGTGATCATCGCCGCGCAAGTCGCCCCGAACGTGCCGCAGCTGGCCGACCTCATGGTGAACTTCTCCTGGCAGGCCCTGCTCATGGTGTCGGTCGTCGGCATCAGCATCATCCTCGTCATGCTGTCCATCACCATGCCGGTGTTCTCGCGATTCGGCATGACGAAAGGCGTGCGTTACATTCCATTGCTCATCATCTTCGGCGTGTTCATCGCGTTCTCGTTCAGCGGCGACGGCCCTCCCCCCGCGTTCGCGCTCGACGTGCTGAACCTGCTGGAGACCCCCGCCGGCACCGTCGCGGTCGCCGCCGGCATCCTCGCGATCGTCGCCGTCGTGTACGTCGTCTCGGCCATCATCTCCATGGGCCTGTACAAGAAGCGTGAGCTCTAG
- a CDS encoding ABC-2 transporter permease encodes MKTMMLADFLALAKSLPKNVVLWALLATGVCLVAGNATPIILLTGFPMSHMVLMPLLTRDQRREWMAFRQALPLSRADVVRGRYASIAVIVAGCVALGIAAYTAACVLNAIVPGLPLMHHFTRGFDAPGAVSFAAGTFALTIAMFSAVLPFMFANSYRKLASYIPFAFMLALMGWIYLFRSIDFDAFLPIVGQVIATAQTLGGSLLVAACVTAAALALYVVSERAALRGYATRDL; translated from the coding sequence ATGAAGACCATGATGCTTGCCGATTTCCTCGCTTTGGCGAAATCGCTGCCGAAGAACGTGGTGCTATGGGCGCTCCTTGCGACGGGCGTCTGCCTGGTGGCCGGGAACGCGACCCCCATCATCCTGCTCACCGGCTTCCCCATGTCCCACATGGTGCTCATGCCCCTGTTGACGCGCGATCAGCGGCGCGAGTGGATGGCGTTTCGCCAGGCGCTGCCGCTCTCGCGCGCCGACGTGGTGAGGGGCCGCTACGCGAGCATCGCGGTCATCGTTGCCGGCTGCGTGGCGCTCGGCATCGCGGCATACACGGCGGCATGCGTCCTGAACGCCATCGTGCCGGGGCTGCCGCTCATGCATCATTTCACCCGGGGGTTCGACGCACCGGGAGCCGTGTCGTTCGCAGCGGGAACGTTCGCCTTGACCATCGCCATGTTCAGCGCGGTGCTGCCCTTCATGTTCGCCAACAGCTACCGCAAGCTCGCCAGCTACATCCCCTTCGCGTTCATGCTCGCACTCATGGGGTGGATCTACCTGTTCCGCAGCATCGACTTCGATGCGTTCCTGCCGATCGTCGGCCAGGTCATCGCCACCGCGCAGACGCTGGGCGGATCGCTGCTCGTCGCGGCCTGCGTCACGGCGGCGGCCCTCGCGCTGTACGTCGTCTCGGAGCGCGCGGCCCTGCGCGGGTACGCGACGCGCGACCTCTAG
- a CDS encoding RrF2 family transcriptional regulator, with the protein MMISTRGRYALRLMIDIARQGEAGALVTMRQAAEREDLSVKYLEQLGGALVKAGVLKSVRGVSGGYLLARPADQITAGDVLRATEGSCAPVSCLEDGAEACPRRAECVAVNFWRGLDQAIENYVDNVTLADLVRMG; encoded by the coding sequence ATGATGATTTCGACACGGGGACGTTATGCTTTGCGGCTCATGATCGACATCGCGCGGCAAGGGGAAGCGGGCGCGTTGGTCACCATGCGCCAAGCAGCCGAACGCGAAGACCTGTCCGTCAAGTACCTCGAACAGCTGGGCGGCGCGCTCGTGAAGGCGGGCGTGCTCAAAAGCGTGCGCGGCGTGAGCGGCGGCTACTTGCTGGCCCGGCCGGCCGACCAGATCACCGCAGGCGACGTGCTGCGCGCCACCGAGGGCAGCTGCGCGCCGGTGTCGTGCCTCGAAGACGGTGCGGAGGCGTGCCCGCGGCGCGCCGAGTGCGTGGCCGTCAACTTCTGGCGCGGTCTCGATCAGGCCATCGAGAACTACGTGGACAATGTGACGCTGGCCGACCTCGTGCGGATGGGCTAG